In Drosophila subpulchrella strain 33 F10 #4 breed RU33 chromosome 3R, RU_Dsub_v1.1 Primary Assembly, whole genome shotgun sequence, the following are encoded in one genomic region:
- the LOC119553818 gene encoding uncharacterized protein LOC119553818 isoform X1, with translation MGSRPQRIRRIGDSLQMLTREARSEVVRCEHTVICLMVLVAVFSILWSISLHMISGDLNEGMGIVSDKLIFRERNMDQLCDHCKQILHKDFIEATQNAYGRKYSVQDVQSDSLQSESQTTKPGYKIPHIFDSIENRPKLERLMAEKKEELVTSTTTPPPKITFNAEADRHFLSTMTIDIYSTIWKQGIGAQFVYAFPLISEIVAIIWTAMCLIFQTGSKKSSVLPKPWRIVVPSIIIFSVMSLGSLVYTILTNGYLKRLCGQLRGNLTDPTAISCGNAIALLRPIVHDHNVSHDTYLELFRSSYIIGMVLWIIALLVMVLRFIFAVDFQLVDVDEMFDNDRYGSPQVQIQPVYTEVVQQSSPQHQTQMRPRSEDDYQSARSRLSDLAVPLLEVQGQSQVPPTNLA, from the exons ACACCGTAATATGTCTGATGGTCCTCGTGGCAGTGTTTTCCATTCTATGGAGTATCTCGCTGCACATGATATCGGGGGATCTGAACGAGGGAATGGGAATCGTTAGTGACAAACTCATTTTCCGGGAACGCAATATGGATCAATTGTGCGATCATTGCAAACAGATCCTTCATAAGGACTTTATCGAAGCCACGCAGAATGCCTATGGCCGAAAGTACTCCGTGCAGGATGTCCAGTCCGATTCGCTGCAAAGCGAGAGCC AAACCACAAAGCCAGGGTATAAGATACCGCATATCTTTGATTCCATTGAGAACCGACCTAAGTTGGAGCGTCTCATGGCAGAAAAAAAGGAGGAGTTGGTCACGAGCACTACGACTCCGCCGCCAAAGATCACCTTCAATGCTGAGGCAGATCGTCACTTCCTGAGCACAA TGACCATTGATATTTATTCCACTATTTGGAAACAAGGCATTGGAGCTCAGTTTGTCTATGCATTTCCCCTCATATCAGAGATAGTGGCCATCATCTGGACAGCCATGTGTCTAATCTTCCAGACAGGCAGCAAAAAGAGCTC AGTTCTGCCGAAACCCTGGCGCATTGTAGTGCCTTCGATAATCATTTTCTCGGTGATGAGTTTGGGTAGCTTGGTCTATACGATCCTGACCAATGGTTATCTTAAGCGATTGTGTGGCCAATTGAGGGGGAACCTCACAGATCCCACTGCCATCAGTTGTGGCAATGCCATCGCCCTTCTGCGTCCCATCGTCCATGACCACAATGTGTCCCACGATACGTATCTGGAGCTATTCCGCTCTAGCTACATCATTGGAATGGTGCTGTGGATCATCGCTCTGCTGGTCATGGTACTGCGATTTATCTTCGCCGTGGATTTCCAGCTGGTGGACGTCGATGAGATGTTCGATAACGATCGGTATGGGTCTCCACAAGTCCAAATACAACCAGTTTACACGGAGGTGGTGCAGCAGAGCAGTCCGCAGCACCAGACGCAGATGCGTCCCAGATCGGAGGACGACTATCAGAGTGCCAGGTCGCGTTTGAGCGATCTTGCAGTGCCACTTTTGGAGGTGCAGGGCCAGTCCCAGGTTCCGCCCACTAACTTGGCCTAA
- the LOC119553813 gene encoding aldehyde dehydrogenase X, mitochondrial, whose amino-acid sequence MADPNAKPKYTKLFINNEFVDSVSGKTFATFNPATNKEIIKVSEGDKADIDRAVIAAKKAFHRDSEWRKLSPLQRTTLMNKLCALMDRDKAFLASLESQDNGKPYAEALFDVTYSVLTLQYYAGWTDKFFGDTIPAGGFTSMTRKEPIGVVGQIIPWNYPLLMLAWKWGPALAVGCTIIMKPAEQTPLTALHMAALAKEAGFPAGVINVVNGFGPTAGAAISEHPDIAKVAFTGSVDIGRIVMQAAAKSNLKRVSLELGGKSPVVVFDDADIDFAVETTHEALFSNHGQSCCAGSRTYVHEKIYDVFVAKAAAKAKARKVGNPFEADVQQGPQIDQEMLTKVLGYIESGQKEGAKLQAGGKRIGNVGFFVEPTVFSDVKDTMRIAQEEIFGPVQSIFKFSTLEEIIDRANNVQYGLAAGVITNDINKALKFANNVDAGSVWINCYDAVLPSTPFGGYKHSGIGRELGKDGLDNYLETKTITMKLL is encoded by the exons ATGGCCGATCCCAACGCCAAGCCCAAGTACACAAAA CTCTTCATCAACAATGAGTTCGTTGATTCGGTGTCGGGAAAGACCTTTGCCACTTTCAACCCGGCTACGAACAAGGAGATAATCAAAGTCTCCGAGGGAGATAAG GCTGACATCGACCGGGCTGTGATTGCAGCCAAGAAGGCCTTTCATCGCGACTCGGAATGGCGCAAGTTGAGTCCCCTGCAGCGCACTACTCTGATGAACAA ACTCTGTGCCTTGATGGATCGTGACAAGGCATTCCTGGCCAGCTTGGAGTCCCAGGACAATGGCAAACCCTATGCCGAGGCCCTCTTCGATGTGACCTACTCGGTGTTGACCCTGCAGTATTATGCCGGCTGGACGGACAAGTTCTTTGGCGACACCATTCCCGCTGGAGGCTTCACCTCGATGACCCGCAAGGAACCCATTGGCGTGGTGGGCCAAATCATTCCCTGGAACTACCCCCTGCTGATGCTGGCCTGGAAATGGGGTCCCGCCTTGGCCGTTGGATGCACCATCATCATGAAGCCCGCGGAGCAGACTCCTCTGACTGCCCTCCACATGGCTGCTTTGGCCAAGGAGGCGGGTTTCCCGGCTGGAGTGATCAATGTGGTGAACGGATTTGGACCCACTGCTGGAGCTGCCATCAGTGAGCATCCAGATATTGCCAAGGTGGCTTTTACCGGCTCCGTGGACATTGGAAGGATTGTGATGCAGGCTGCCGCGAAGTCGAACTTGAAGAGGGTCTCCCTGGAGTTGGGCGGCAAGAGTCCCGTGGTGGTCTTTGATGATGCAGACA TTGACTTTGCGGTGGAGACCACCCATGAGGCCCTGTTCTCCAATCATGGCCAGAGTTGCTGTGCCGGCAGTAGGACCTATGTCCACGAGAAGATCTACGATGTGTTCGTGGCCAAGGCAGCTGCCAAGGCCAAGGCCCGCAAGGTGGGCAATCCCTTCGAGGCGGATGTGCAGCAGGGTCCCCAGATCGACCAGGAGATGCTGACCAAGGTGTTGGGCTACATCGAGAGTGGCCAGAAGGAGGGAGCCAAGTTGCAGGCTGGTGGCAAGAGGATCGGCAATGTGGGTTTCTTCGTGGAACCCACTGTCTTCTCGGACGTTAAGGACACCATGCGCATTGCCCAGGAGGAGATCTTCGGGCCCGTGCAGTCGATCTTCAAGTTCAGCACCCTGGAGGAGATCATCGATCGGGCCAACAATGTGCAATATGGCCTGGCCGCCGGTGTTATTACCAATGACATCAACAAGGCCCTGAAGTTCGCCAATAATGTGGATGCTGGTTCCGTGTGGATCAACTGCTATGATGCCGTCCTGCCCTCCACTCCCTTCGGTGGCTACAAGCACTCGGGAATTGGCAGGGAACTGGGAAAGGACGGTCTGGACAACTACCTGGAAACCAAGACCATCACCATGAAGCTGCTTTAA
- the LOC119553818 gene encoding uncharacterized protein LOC119553818 isoform X2, producing MELIKKYKEGKLTTSDIRNLNNTVICLMVLVAVFSILWSISLHMISGDLNEGMGIVSDKLIFRERNMDQLCDHCKQILHKDFIEATQNAYGRKYSVQDVQSDSLQSESQTTKPGYKIPHIFDSIENRPKLERLMAEKKEELVTSTTTPPPKITFNAEADRHFLSTMTIDIYSTIWKQGIGAQFVYAFPLISEIVAIIWTAMCLIFQTGSKKSSVLPKPWRIVVPSIIIFSVMSLGSLVYTILTNGYLKRLCGQLRGNLTDPTAISCGNAIALLRPIVHDHNVSHDTYLELFRSSYIIGMVLWIIALLVMVLRFIFAVDFQLVDVDEMFDNDRYGSPQVQIQPVYTEVVQQSSPQHQTQMRPRSEDDYQSARSRLSDLAVPLLEVQGQSQVPPTNLA from the exons ACACCGTAATATGTCTGATGGTCCTCGTGGCAGTGTTTTCCATTCTATGGAGTATCTCGCTGCACATGATATCGGGGGATCTGAACGAGGGAATGGGAATCGTTAGTGACAAACTCATTTTCCGGGAACGCAATATGGATCAATTGTGCGATCATTGCAAACAGATCCTTCATAAGGACTTTATCGAAGCCACGCAGAATGCCTATGGCCGAAAGTACTCCGTGCAGGATGTCCAGTCCGATTCGCTGCAAAGCGAGAGCC AAACCACAAAGCCAGGGTATAAGATACCGCATATCTTTGATTCCATTGAGAACCGACCTAAGTTGGAGCGTCTCATGGCAGAAAAAAAGGAGGAGTTGGTCACGAGCACTACGACTCCGCCGCCAAAGATCACCTTCAATGCTGAGGCAGATCGTCACTTCCTGAGCACAA TGACCATTGATATTTATTCCACTATTTGGAAACAAGGCATTGGAGCTCAGTTTGTCTATGCATTTCCCCTCATATCAGAGATAGTGGCCATCATCTGGACAGCCATGTGTCTAATCTTCCAGACAGGCAGCAAAAAGAGCTC AGTTCTGCCGAAACCCTGGCGCATTGTAGTGCCTTCGATAATCATTTTCTCGGTGATGAGTTTGGGTAGCTTGGTCTATACGATCCTGACCAATGGTTATCTTAAGCGATTGTGTGGCCAATTGAGGGGGAACCTCACAGATCCCACTGCCATCAGTTGTGGCAATGCCATCGCCCTTCTGCGTCCCATCGTCCATGACCACAATGTGTCCCACGATACGTATCTGGAGCTATTCCGCTCTAGCTACATCATTGGAATGGTGCTGTGGATCATCGCTCTGCTGGTCATGGTACTGCGATTTATCTTCGCCGTGGATTTCCAGCTGGTGGACGTCGATGAGATGTTCGATAACGATCGGTATGGGTCTCCACAAGTCCAAATACAACCAGTTTACACGGAGGTGGTGCAGCAGAGCAGTCCGCAGCACCAGACGCAGATGCGTCCCAGATCGGAGGACGACTATCAGAGTGCCAGGTCGCGTTTGAGCGATCTTGCAGTGCCACTTTTGGAGGTGCAGGGCCAGTCCCAGGTTCCGCCCACTAACTTGGCCTAA
- the LOC119559814 gene encoding leucine-rich melanocyte differentiation-associated protein, which yields MQTPENNDSQLILVQQNLRTLPQELVRSHADHVEVLDLSHNCLKDLSWLAEFDQLRHLVLDNNRMHEAHLRTLSRPLPQLEILMLNKNEFNDLPTTMRLIRRFFPNLQYLSLHGNPICPDGLELQPFSSYLRYDYAYYSNYIAQSLSKLKFLDHGLVQRAYQYESFPLKNYAGKPLIQTTSF from the exons ATGCAAACGCCAGAAAATAACGACAGTCAG CTTATTTTGGTGCAGCAGAATTTAAGAACACTGCCTCAGGAATTAGTTAGGAGCCATGCTGATCATGTAGAAGTATTGGATCTAAGCCACAACTGCCTGAAGGATCTGTCGTGGCTAGCGGAATTTGACCAACTACGTCATTTGGTCCTGGACAACAATCGAATGCATGAGGCTCATCTTAGGACATTGTCACGCCCACTGCCGCAGTTGGAGATACTGATGCTCAATAAAAATGAG TTCAATGACCTACCCACGACAATGCGACTGATCAGAAGGTTCTTTCCCAACCTTCAGTATTTGAGCCTCCATGGCAATCCTATCTGCCCGGATGGCTTGGAACTGCAGCCCTTCTCCAGTTACCTGCGCTACGACTACGCGTACTACAG CAACTACATTGCACAGTCGCTAAGCAAACTGAAATTTCTGGATCACGGACTGGTTCAACGCGCCTACCAGTACGAAAGTTTCCCGCTCAAAAATTATGCTGGAAAACCACTAATACAAACAACTAGTTTCTGA